In the genome of Elusimicrobiota bacterium, one region contains:
- a CDS encoding YajQ family cyclic di-GMP-binding protein, with protein MADNFSFDIVSEVNLQEVDNAVNQALKEISQRFDFKNSTATINFSRTEKKLTLVAENEFRLKALREVLFMRLASRGISPKSLDVKPFEGSAGMTVRQTIELIVGIPKEKARELVKIIKDLNLRVQVQIEDTKVRVSCQKKDVLQTVIAKLRASAFSLPLQFNNYR; from the coding sequence ATGGCTGACAATTTTTCGTTCGACATTGTATCAGAAGTAAACCTTCAGGAAGTAGATAATGCAGTTAACCAGGCATTAAAAGAAATTTCGCAGCGGTTTGATTTTAAAAACAGTACGGCAACCATAAATTTTTCGCGTACAGAAAAAAAATTAACGCTTGTCGCGGAGAACGAGTTCCGCCTGAAAGCTTTACGCGAAGTATTATTTATGCGCCTTGCAAGCCGCGGGATATCGCCTAAGTCGTTGGATGTAAAACCGTTTGAAGGTTCTGCCGGGATGACAGTCCGCCAGACAATAGAACTTATCGTTGGTATACCCAAAGAAAAAGCGCGCGAACTTGTAAAAATTATTAAAGATTTAAACCTACGGGTACAGGTGCAGATTGAAGACACAAAAGTGCGGGTCTCCTGCCAAAAAAAGGATGTACTCCAAACAGTAATCGCGAAACTCAGGGCTTCCGCGTTTTCGTTACCCTTGCAATTTAATAATTACAGGTAA